From a region of the Luteibaculum oceani genome:
- a CDS encoding response regulator: MNLKRIILIDDNRVDNLVNRKMLAACGFSSPILIFDNPREAFQWFCSPEGSNQDDARSTLVLLDINMPDLSGFDLLSKLEKEHPIGFPDYLILMLTSSSDIADQIRASNYSRVMGYFHKPLNPTKINQSLLPLLGSLFGKAS, translated from the coding sequence ATGAATCTAAAACGCATTATTCTTATTGACGATAATCGGGTTGACAATCTGGTGAATCGTAAAATGTTGGCGGCTTGTGGCTTTTCCTCTCCAATATTAATTTTTGATAATCCAAGAGAGGCCTTCCAATGGTTTTGCTCCCCAGAAGGATCAAACCAAGATGATGCAAGAAGCACGCTGGTATTACTCGATATTAACATGCCCGACCTTTCTGGCTTCGATCTGCTAAGCAAGTTAGAAAAAGAGCACCCAATCGGGTTTCCAGATTATTTAATCCTTATGCTCACTTCTTCAAGTGATATTGCGGATCAAATAAGAGCCAGCAACTATTCTAGGGTTATGGGTTATTTCCATAAACCACTAAATCCAACAAAAATCAATCAGTCCTTACTTCCTTTACTGGGGAGTTTATTTGGTAAAGCATCATAA
- a CDS encoding GNAT family N-acetyltransferase: protein MEQIIKRSLEEYGMAIEGTVYTDPVIRQLSKSYGGGRAAYFVVEIKGETVGGGGIAPLSGADEDVCELQRMFVSGLHRGKGIGYGLLKHCIDFAQKAGYKFCYLESSEKLSDAIRLYERFGFKYLDDKMGDTGHFSCKTYMGMKI from the coding sequence ATGGAACAGATTATCAAAAGGAGTCTGGAGGAATATGGAATGGCCATTGAGGGAACGGTATATACCGATCCTGTTATAAGGCAATTATCTAAGAGTTACGGGGGTGGGAGAGCCGCATATTTTGTGGTGGAGATTAAAGGTGAAACTGTTGGAGGAGGAGGGATAGCTCCGCTTTCTGGCGCTGATGAAGACGTATGTGAACTACAAAGAATGTTTGTCTCTGGGCTTCATCGGGGAAAGGGTATAGGATATGGTCTTCTGAAGCATTGTATCGATTTTGCGCAAAAAGCAGGGTACAAGTTTTGTTACCTTGAAAGCTCGGAAAAATTAAGCGATGCCATTCGATTATACGAGCGGTTTGGGTTCAAATATTTGGACGACAAAATGGGTGATACAGGACATTTTTCTTGTAAAACCTATATGGGAATGAAAATCTAA
- a CDS encoding response regulator, translating into MIIDKTVVLVEDSPEDAELIKRAIEKSGFQGEFKWFSNGPDALNYLSLKKDLAKLSVVILDYKMDGLSGKDVLKQIRTNPISKNLPVVMLTSSDESSDVEECYGLGVNSYVVKPNHFSQFKSVISHLSEYWVGINRAPNVG; encoded by the coding sequence ATGATAATTGATAAAACGGTAGTGTTAGTAGAAGATTCGCCCGAAGATGCGGAACTAATAAAACGCGCGATTGAAAAATCTGGCTTTCAAGGTGAATTCAAATGGTTCTCAAACGGTCCCGATGCTTTGAATTACCTCAGCTTAAAAAAGGATCTTGCTAAACTCTCGGTGGTTATTCTTGATTATAAAATGGATGGCCTTTCGGGCAAAGATGTTTTAAAGCAAATCAGAACCAACCCTATATCTAAAAACTTACCAGTGGTAATGCTAACCTCTTCCGACGAATCATCAGATGTTGAGGAATGTTACGGTCTAGGAGTAAACAGTTATGTTGTAAAGCCCAACCATTTTAGCCAATTTAAATCGGTAATTTCCCATTTAAGTGAATATTGGGTTGGAATAAATAGAGCCCCTAATGTTGGATAA
- a CDS encoding PAS domain-containing sensor histidine kinase has protein sequence MVNGESNNGPLIQLQKRLEAAISVGALSPEDFPEFSPTFCALLTEKLHSSIHLTERKKRLENILDVLLEYSKLDFSKSATISEKNDEIDAIALGLNTLGEEITYYKNQLEESNQALEMSQRLGKVGSWIYDEPSGKVYLSKSLQDIYGYPESEFDDFWKFINRSVQEDQELLINTVKKVRADHKPFTIHHRAKKPNGEIIYLESRGEVRLKEGKLHKIQGSTMDITYMVSQQKELVNLNNLLHEKQKLLENAQRIAKIGSWKWEIKTNQITWSKALYEIYEVPDKTPLSLEAFQKLLHPDDQGKLNAAIQKCIESGEPYVVKHRILCGDQVKWLEGRGERILKDGELFALQGTGHEITELVENQIRLEELNKTLEKKVKSRTEELEAFTYSVSHDLRAPIRAINGFAEMILEDFEKDLDPEAKRKLGVIKNNAFKMGQLIENLLAFSRLSKFKPKFETVNLNAVLKSSWETCLEHNSHSENVKVEIAELPSIYGNEKLLEQVFINLLGNAIKYSSKEDKPVITVSHEACDKNHTITVSDNGIGFDPKLSDKLFSVFDRLHSDNDFKGLGVGLAMTKRILDKHQASIWGESQPNQGAKFKIAFPKTLL, from the coding sequence ATGGTAAATGGTGAATCAAATAATGGGCCCTTAATCCAACTTCAGAAAAGGCTAGAGGCTGCTATTTCTGTGGGAGCGCTTAGTCCGGAAGATTTCCCAGAATTCTCCCCCACATTTTGCGCACTGTTAACCGAAAAGCTACATTCTAGTATACATCTTACAGAGCGTAAAAAGCGGTTAGAAAACATATTGGATGTATTGCTAGAATACAGCAAACTAGACTTTTCGAAATCCGCCACAATTTCAGAAAAAAACGACGAAATAGACGCAATAGCTCTTGGCTTAAATACCCTTGGAGAAGAGATTACCTACTACAAAAACCAATTAGAAGAAAGTAACCAGGCCCTTGAAATGTCACAGCGTCTTGGTAAGGTCGGGAGCTGGATTTATGATGAACCAAGCGGGAAAGTTTATTTATCAAAATCACTGCAGGATATATACGGTTATCCAGAATCTGAATTCGATGACTTCTGGAAATTTATAAATCGGTCAGTTCAAGAAGACCAAGAATTGCTAATAAATACCGTTAAAAAAGTCCGGGCAGATCATAAACCTTTTACCATTCACCATAGAGCTAAAAAACCAAATGGTGAAATCATTTATTTAGAATCAAGAGGCGAAGTAAGGCTTAAGGAAGGGAAACTACATAAAATCCAAGGTTCAACCATGGATATCACCTACATGGTGTCTCAGCAAAAGGAGTTAGTTAACCTTAATAATCTATTGCATGAAAAACAGAAATTGTTAGAAAATGCACAGCGTATTGCGAAAATTGGTAGTTGGAAATGGGAAATTAAAACGAACCAAATAACATGGTCTAAGGCATTATACGAAATATATGAAGTACCCGATAAAACACCTCTTTCACTTGAGGCCTTTCAAAAACTTTTGCATCCAGATGACCAAGGAAAGTTGAATGCTGCCATACAAAAATGCATAGAATCGGGTGAACCCTATGTGGTAAAACACAGAATTTTATGTGGTGACCAAGTAAAGTGGTTAGAAGGTAGGGGCGAAAGAATATTAAAGGACGGGGAGCTATTTGCACTGCAAGGCACTGGACACGAAATAACGGAACTGGTAGAAAACCAAATTCGTTTGGAGGAGCTCAACAAAACCCTAGAGAAAAAAGTAAAATCGAGAACAGAAGAACTCGAGGCGTTTACCTACAGTGTATCTCACGATTTAAGAGCCCCAATCAGAGCAATAAATGGTTTTGCTGAAATGATTCTAGAGGATTTTGAAAAAGATCTGGACCCTGAAGCAAAAAGGAAGCTGGGAGTCATTAAAAATAACGCCTTTAAAATGGGGCAGCTAATTGAAAATTTATTGGCCTTTTCGAGGTTAAGTAAATTCAAACCCAAATTCGAAACCGTTAATTTAAATGCGGTTTTAAAAAGCAGTTGGGAAACCTGCCTAGAACACAATTCTCATTCGGAAAATGTAAAAGTTGAAATTGCCGAACTGCCTTCGATTTATGGCAACGAAAAACTGCTGGAGCAGGTATTTATTAACCTTTTGGGCAATGCTATAAAATACTCCTCCAAGGAAGACAAACCCGTAATAACAGTATCCCATGAAGCTTGTGATAAAAACCACACCATTACCGTTTCTGATAACGGAATAGGATTCGATCCAAAATTGTCCGATAAATTATTTAGCGTTTTTGATAGATTACACTCCGATAATGATTTTAAAGGCTTGGGTGTGGGGCTTGCCATGACCAAAAGAATACTTGACAAACATCAAGCTTCCATTTGGGGCGAATCACAACCAAACCAAGGCGCAAAGTTTAAAATTGCATTTCCAAAAACCCTCTTATGA
- a CDS encoding DUF7793 family protein, producing MDYNELFSQEILPHPGAKIKTDISGIQWFSPDGLFISVPWKNVPESTIEFIKESERQWAIDHGDEKIAWLTIVNPQTRSSKEVRDYMAEILPKYIKALAMVNYSPLGRMAANLFFGIKRQDYPVKMFSNVESALKWIKPYL from the coding sequence ATGGACTACAACGAATTATTCTCTCAAGAAATCCTACCTCACCCTGGAGCCAAGATTAAAACTGATATTTCTGGTATACAGTGGTTTTCACCGGATGGGTTGTTTATTTCCGTTCCTTGGAAGAACGTGCCGGAATCTACTATAGAATTTATCAAGGAAAGTGAACGGCAATGGGCAATAGATCATGGGGATGAAAAAATTGCCTGGCTAACCATTGTAAACCCTCAAACTCGAAGCTCAAAGGAAGTTAGAGACTACATGGCCGAGATTTTGCCTAAATACATTAAAGCATTGGCCATGGTTAACTATTCTCCTCTTGGCCGGATGGCTGCAAATCTATTTTTCGGGATTAAAAGGCAAGATTATCCAGTTAAGATGTTCTCCAACGTAGAATCCGCCCTTAAGTGGATTAAACCCTATCTATAA
- a CDS encoding hybrid sensor histidine kinase/response regulator yields MLDKKHELIVLFLEDSDEDYTLIVRALEKGHFKIIPNRVDSFEKFKEQVTFNPPDIIISDYSLQGFTGIDALNFIKENNFDAPFVVVSGYIGEEKAVEFLKLGAKDYISKESLEKLPIALERVMHEVRLSSEKKLTQRKLEAEIERNKKLVTAMSEGLVLLDDRNQIIFTNRAFQKMIGYSEGELNKIRWVQLLKNPPEFVPLISRTEGRREVELLNKFGDSVWVEISLSEIYDGDSRQIIKVISDKTAERESEERLKELNSEMEQLIYRASHDLRGPISSMEGLLENLKLTGIDNEIAEAFEEMIDDAYQILDSLALVTKYQHNPLNVETIFIKSMLVIMCEEYFSDLSNKIKFDLEIMDLYTDKGAFETILRNLMDNILNHAYTEGKKLEVKFSSKRIKDYILFCVEDNGPGILPQHQEKIFNMFYRANPAIHSTGLGLYLSKKIAKRLGGDLSLEYSGDRGTRFCLAIPDLTTEKKS; encoded by the coding sequence ATGTTGGATAAAAAGCATGAATTAATCGTACTTTTTTTAGAAGATTCCGATGAGGATTATACCCTAATTGTGCGTGCCTTGGAAAAAGGGCATTTTAAGATAATACCCAACAGAGTAGACAGTTTTGAAAAATTTAAAGAGCAGGTTACCTTCAATCCACCTGACATCATTATTTCGGACTACAGCCTGCAAGGATTCACAGGAATTGATGCATTAAATTTCATAAAGGAAAATAACTTCGACGCCCCTTTTGTGGTTGTTAGCGGCTATATCGGTGAAGAAAAAGCCGTGGAGTTCTTAAAGCTTGGTGCTAAGGACTACATCAGCAAAGAAAGTCTGGAGAAACTTCCTATTGCCCTAGAGCGGGTGATGCACGAAGTGCGGTTATCCTCAGAAAAAAAATTAACACAACGGAAATTAGAAGCCGAAATTGAGCGGAACAAGAAGCTGGTTACTGCTATGAGTGAGGGCTTGGTTCTTCTTGACGACAGAAACCAAATTATTTTCACCAACCGCGCATTTCAAAAAATGATAGGATACTCAGAGGGGGAATTAAACAAAATCCGCTGGGTTCAATTATTAAAAAATCCGCCTGAATTTGTTCCACTTATAAGTAGAACAGAGGGAAGAAGAGAGGTAGAATTACTCAATAAATTTGGAGATTCAGTTTGGGTGGAAATCAGTCTATCGGAAATTTATGATGGCGATTCGAGACAAATTATTAAGGTAATTAGCGATAAAACCGCAGAACGGGAGTCGGAGGAAAGACTAAAAGAGTTGAACTCGGAAATGGAGCAACTAATTTACCGAGCCTCTCATGACTTAAGGGGGCCCATCTCCTCTATGGAAGGCCTTCTTGAAAATCTAAAGTTAACTGGAATAGACAATGAAATTGCAGAGGCGTTCGAGGAAATGATTGACGATGCCTATCAAATTCTTGACAGTCTTGCTTTAGTGACCAAATACCAACACAACCCCCTTAATGTAGAAACCATTTTCATTAAATCCATGCTTGTGATTATGTGCGAAGAATACTTTTCGGACCTATCTAACAAGATTAAATTTGACTTGGAAATAATGGATTTGTATACAGACAAAGGCGCGTTTGAAACCATTTTAAGAAACTTAATGGATAACATTTTAAACCACGCGTACACGGAAGGGAAAAAACTGGAGGTGAAGTTTTCATCTAAAAGAATTAAGGACTACATCCTGTTCTGTGTGGAGGACAATGGGCCTGGAATCTTACCTCAACACCAAGAAAAAATATTCAACATGTTTTACCGAGCGAACCCAGCAATACATTCAACGGGACTCGGGTTATATCTATCAAAAAAAATAGCCAAGCGGCTTGGAGGTGATTTATCTTTGGAGTACTCTGGAGACCGTGGAACAAGATTTTGTCTCGCCATTCCAGACCTTACTACTGAGAAAAAATCATGA
- a CDS encoding FAD-binding and (Fe-S)-binding domain-containing protein, translating to MSSKIPALKSIRSELSKDWNGIWDNSALAIGLYATDASVYSEDPLAVAIPKDIDAFKEVVRVALKHKTPIIPRGAGTSLAGQVVGNGLVVDSSKYLKKVIEINAKEKYAWVEPGVVRDELNFELDKHGLYFGPETSTTNRCTIGGMIGNNSCGSRSIVYGSVRNHLLELKFIGADGKEHHIGRGIKPDPFVENLCNKLKGFLDDQTLAEIKAVYPKSNISRRNHGYALDCVLQENGELDLCKLFAGSEGTLGVITQAKINLSPLPGKHQALLCLMCSSVDFALKTNISALNYNPTASELIDDNIIRCTENQIGQQENRFFIKGNPGAILVVEFCEEEENILEQKLNGLTKEVVHLGLIADHSIVQGDDMNRVWNLRKAGLGLLSNIPGDAKPVAVVEDTAVDPIDLPAYIQEFNVALQKRNLSAVHYAHAGSGELHLRPVLDLKSDAGRKAFFDIAMDVALLVKKYRGALSGEHGDGRLRGYFIKTMYGERIYKLFQDVKRLWDPEHLFNPGKIVETPHPIENLRFSVHYHKPELNTGFHFRQFKSLQGAVELCNGSGDCVKSEIIAGTLCPSYQATKDEKDSTRGRANILRRTLAKGNPDLNNPELKKALEYCISCKACKRECPSNVDMAKIKAEVSYQNSKNSFKLAQWAISRGYGVLLKARALRAPASLLFPLLRGPLQISSKRSAPNFSFEAIPFIPSKSGIWIYVDEFTAVESPKLVIELQKITQFLKLDVGILPPFESARSAISMGDLKHAKKLIHNNINLLKKYEVNELIGIEPSAYLGLKEEWLDLCGDNHLKLCQELAGKIKGYDSFLLEHFSDHGTPKFNDLESKKPIQIHEHCHHKALVGKPQVQEILKILGYQEVETLDSGCCGMAGFFGYQKKNYQISKAIANNKLLPKIKQDSVLIAAGTSCRHQIKDLKNRKALHPITFIHRTLGL from the coding sequence ATGTCATCAAAAATTCCGGCCTTAAAAAGCATTCGATCCGAACTAAGTAAAGATTGGAATGGTATTTGGGATAACTCCGCGCTGGCTATCGGATTGTATGCCACCGATGCTTCCGTTTATTCTGAAGACCCTTTGGCCGTAGCAATACCAAAAGACATAGATGCATTTAAAGAGGTGGTGAGGGTAGCGCTAAAGCATAAAACGCCAATCATTCCAAGAGGAGCCGGAACATCGCTTGCTGGGCAAGTAGTTGGAAATGGGTTGGTTGTTGATAGTTCTAAATACCTAAAAAAGGTCATAGAAATAAATGCCAAAGAAAAATATGCCTGGGTAGAACCCGGTGTCGTGCGGGATGAATTAAATTTTGAGCTGGACAAACACGGGCTTTATTTTGGCCCAGAAACTTCAACAACTAATCGCTGCACCATAGGAGGGATGATAGGAAATAATTCCTGTGGATCTCGCTCCATTGTTTATGGATCCGTTCGCAACCATCTACTGGAATTAAAATTTATTGGTGCCGATGGAAAGGAGCACCATATTGGAAGAGGTATAAAACCCGATCCTTTTGTAGAGAATTTATGTAATAAGTTAAAGGGCTTTCTAGATGACCAAACCTTAGCTGAAATTAAAGCGGTCTATCCGAAGTCAAATATTTCTAGAAGAAATCATGGTTATGCCCTCGACTGCGTTTTACAAGAAAACGGGGAACTAGACCTATGCAAGTTATTTGCAGGTAGCGAAGGAACATTAGGTGTTATTACCCAGGCTAAAATTAATCTTTCCCCTCTCCCAGGAAAACATCAGGCGCTGCTTTGCCTTATGTGCAGCAGTGTCGATTTCGCCCTAAAGACCAATATTTCAGCTCTTAACTACAATCCCACCGCTTCTGAGCTTATAGATGACAACATAATTCGCTGTACAGAGAATCAAATTGGACAGCAGGAAAACCGTTTTTTCATCAAGGGTAATCCCGGAGCCATATTAGTGGTTGAATTCTGTGAAGAGGAGGAGAATATTTTGGAGCAGAAATTAAATGGTTTAACCAAGGAGGTGGTGCATCTTGGATTAATAGCCGACCATTCCATCGTTCAAGGCGATGACATGAATAGGGTTTGGAACCTACGTAAAGCAGGTCTGGGACTTCTATCTAATATACCTGGAGATGCTAAACCTGTTGCGGTAGTAGAAGATACTGCTGTTGACCCCATTGACTTGCCTGCATATATCCAAGAGTTTAATGTGGCACTGCAAAAGAGAAATCTAAGTGCCGTTCATTATGCGCATGCAGGAAGTGGAGAACTTCATTTAAGACCCGTATTGGATTTAAAATCGGATGCGGGCAGAAAGGCATTTTTTGATATCGCAATGGATGTTGCCCTTTTGGTAAAGAAATACCGCGGTGCTTTAAGTGGAGAACACGGTGATGGCCGACTTAGGGGGTATTTCATAAAAACCATGTATGGCGAAAGGATTTACAAACTCTTCCAAGATGTTAAGCGATTATGGGATCCAGAACATCTTTTCAATCCTGGAAAAATTGTTGAAACGCCACATCCAATTGAAAATCTACGGTTTTCTGTCCATTACCATAAACCGGAGTTAAATACTGGGTTTCACTTCAGGCAATTTAAAAGCTTGCAAGGGGCAGTTGAGCTTTGCAATGGTTCTGGAGACTGTGTTAAAAGTGAAATAATTGCAGGAACCCTTTGTCCGAGCTATCAGGCCACAAAAGATGAAAAAGACAGCACACGGGGAAGAGCGAATATTTTAAGACGAACTCTAGCTAAGGGAAACCCAGACTTAAACAATCCAGAATTAAAGAAGGCCTTAGAATATTGTATTTCCTGCAAAGCTTGTAAAAGAGAATGCCCCAGTAATGTGGATATGGCCAAAATAAAGGCAGAAGTGTCCTACCAGAACTCCAAAAATTCATTTAAACTAGCCCAGTGGGCAATTTCAAGAGGTTATGGTGTGCTTTTAAAAGCCAGAGCACTTAGAGCTCCAGCTAGCCTCCTTTTCCCATTATTAAGAGGCCCGTTACAAATCTCAAGCAAAAGATCGGCGCCAAACTTTTCATTTGAAGCAATTCCCTTTATACCATCAAAATCTGGTATATGGATATATGTGGATGAATTTACTGCTGTTGAATCTCCCAAATTGGTAATCGAGCTGCAAAAAATTACTCAATTTTTAAAGCTCGATGTTGGTATTCTCCCTCCATTTGAAAGTGCTCGTTCCGCCATATCCATGGGAGATTTGAAACATGCAAAAAAGCTTATACACAACAATATAAACTTGCTAAAAAAGTATGAGGTTAATGAGCTTATTGGAATAGAACCCAGCGCTTATTTGGGATTAAAAGAGGAGTGGTTAGATCTATGTGGGGATAATCATTTAAAGTTATGCCAAGAATTGGCAGGTAAGATTAAAGGTTATGACTCCTTTCTTTTGGAACACTTTTCCGATCACGGAACTCCGAAATTTAATGACCTGGAGTCCAAAAAACCTATTCAAATCCATGAACACTGTCACCATAAAGCCCTGGTTGGAAAACCCCAGGTTCAGGAGATTCTAAAAATTTTGGGATATCAAGAGGTGGAGACCTTAGATTCGGGATGTTGTGGAATGGCGGGGTTTTTCGGCTATCAGAAAAAAAATTACCAAATCTCAAAAGCGATTGCAAATAACAAATTACTTCCCAAGATTAAACAAGATAGCGTGTTAATTGCCGCTGGAACAAGCTGCAGACATCAAATTAAAGATCTTAAAAATCGTAAAGCCCTGCACCCCATTACCTTTATACATCGGACTCTGGGACTTTAG
- a CDS encoding rhodanese-like domain-containing protein, whose protein sequence is MQSEFGNIKGQTRELDSEEFFTLYKALDKKILIDVRTNKEFLKHHIHGAKNLDITQEFFGTVSNNLDPDTRVFMYCETGARATAGAKLLASLGLTVFVLNKGIKGINSSIIEHGLISMN, encoded by the coding sequence ATGCAATCGGAATTCGGCAATATTAAAGGACAGACCAGAGAATTAGACAGCGAGGAGTTTTTTACTCTGTACAAAGCCTTAGATAAAAAAATTCTAATTGATGTACGGACTAACAAGGAGTTTCTGAAACATCATATCCATGGCGCCAAAAATCTTGATATAACCCAAGAGTTTTTTGGAACTGTAAGCAACAATCTGGATCCAGATACTAGGGTATTTATGTATTGTGAGACTGGTGCAAGGGCTACTGCTGGAGCTAAATTACTTGCCAGTTTGGGGCTTACCGTGTTCGTGCTTAACAAGGGAATTAAGGGGATAAATAGCAGTATAATTGAGCACGGATTAATTTCCATGAATTAG